In Nostoc sp. GT001, a genomic segment contains:
- a CDS encoding glycosyltransferase family 4 protein — protein MHILIYSYNYHPEPIGIAPLMTELAEGLVKRGHQVRVITGMPNYPQREIYDGYQNKWYLTEQKNGVTIERSYVRIKSKPNLVDRLLLELSFVFTSLPQAFKGGRPDVIILTVPPLLGTLPATTLGWLYNCPVVLNVQDILPEAAVRIGLLKNKWMIRTLAALEKFAYRTAHTISVITDGFRENLVNKGVPVNKIVCIPNWVNVNFIRPLPKQSNSWISSHQLDGKFVVLYSGNIALTQGLETVIEAAVCLRHIKDIVFVIVGESRALQRLQEYCLSNGADNVLLLPLQPREKLPEMLAASDVGLIVQKHNVISFNMPSKIPLLLASGRPIVGSVPATGTAAKAIELSGGGIVVEPESPQAMAAAVHDLYANPALGRKLGNTGRQFAEENYSLEQALDRYEWLFSHIVTNRKSTVGILPKFDSKKSVVDG, from the coding sequence ATGCATATTCTGATTTATTCCTACAACTATCATCCAGAGCCAATTGGAATTGCTCCGTTAATGACTGAATTGGCAGAAGGACTAGTCAAGCGAGGTCATCAAGTGCGAGTGATTACGGGAATGCCCAACTATCCTCAGCGCGAAATTTATGATGGGTATCAGAATAAATGGTATCTGACTGAACAAAAAAATGGCGTGACTATTGAGCGAAGTTACGTCCGAATTAAGTCTAAACCTAACCTCGTTGATCGGCTGTTACTAGAGTTGAGCTTTGTTTTCACGAGCTTACCCCAAGCCTTTAAAGGTGGGCGGCCAGATGTGATTATCTTAACAGTCCCGCCGCTACTAGGTACGTTGCCAGCAACAACATTGGGCTGGTTATACAACTGCCCAGTAGTTCTAAATGTGCAAGATATTTTACCAGAAGCGGCTGTGCGTATCGGGCTATTAAAAAACAAGTGGATGATCCGAACTCTTGCAGCTTTAGAGAAATTTGCATATCGGACTGCACATACTATTAGTGTGATCACTGATGGGTTTCGTGAGAATTTAGTAAATAAGGGAGTACCTGTTAATAAAATCGTTTGTATTCCCAATTGGGTAAATGTCAATTTCATTCGCCCGTTACCGAAACAGAGCAACTCCTGGATATCTAGCCATCAGCTAGATGGGAAATTTGTAGTACTTTATTCGGGCAACATTGCTTTAACGCAAGGTTTAGAGACAGTAATCGAAGCAGCCGTTTGTTTACGTCATATCAAAGATATTGTCTTTGTTATTGTTGGCGAATCAAGAGCATTGCAAAGGTTGCAGGAATATTGTCTATCAAATGGAGCAGATAATGTTTTGCTACTACCGTTGCAGCCGCGAGAAAAACTACCTGAAATGCTAGCAGCTTCTGATGTCGGGCTAATTGTGCAAAAGCACAATGTGATTTCGTTCAATATGCCTTCAAAAATACCACTGTTGTTGGCGAGTGGTCGCCCAATTGTGGGTTCAGTTCCCGCCACTGGTACTGCTGCTAAAGCGATCGAACTCAGTGGTGGTGGGATAGTTGTTGAACCAGAATCGCCCCAGGCAATGGCCGCTGCGGTGCATGATTTATATGCTAATCCGGCTCTAGGAAGGAAGCTAGGTAACACAGGAAGACAATTTGCCGAAGAAAACTATTCTTTAGAGCAAGCGCTCGATCGGTATGAGTGGCTTTTTTCTCATATTGTTACCAATCGAAAATCAACTGTGGGGATTTTACCGAAATTCGATTCTAAGAAATCAGTTGTGGATGGTTGA